A single genomic interval of Pectinophora gossypiella chromosome 22, ilPecGoss1.1, whole genome shotgun sequence harbors:
- the LOC126377045 gene encoding ubiquitin thioesterase trabid-like translates to MSEEAQHEASKQSAPLAAEPTAAQAATVTHTDASTAVSQTHLPQMTASSVPTADGGKWCCEVCTYENFPLSRKCTMCRASRAGDEPPRPQDGARALPPPAAPAPLEPARVTSPGAEGVTERLKPLRISSPPAASASNVLKWPCPTCTYENWPKSLKCAMCGAPAPPVPRPAGASEVTSGSNSVCELEAGGRRTKRRNNPDLLWLQACLGVVEGCGRPVEAYLAAGGDPARALTPAEVARLNRASAFDAGYTLVHLAIRFQRQDILATLLARISGGGPGLKRSPSYIAPDLAAAIRRHMAGCIRHKKGNFPARYINEFTTFSLPAEIEELPAAIQEQLFSELLDREAQQTLEAEPPLINWSLELTVRLGSRLYALWNRSAGDCLLDAVSQAAYGVFDRLGALRAALGDTLAHAARAFYPRWSAWERLDAALLHYAPEDTQLRAEWARLLHAAATPGAPLHQLHVFALAHVMRRPIIVYGVNIVNSFRGEALGYARFQGIYLPLLWDVEFCSKSPLCLGYTRGHFSALVPMEPYSHTHTYICREQQAESSEITFLPLTDADGKLLPVHFLTCDEVGPAEGMEAAESVVRRWLAVCVTRGGLLAARQTLHARPLLVAQMLEEWLNHYRRLAQQTRGPFPPRLQATEFSSDPDTDDE, encoded by the exons ATGAGTGAGGAGGCGCAACATGAGGCGAGCAAGCAGAGCGCGCCGCTGGCCGCGGAGCCCACCGCCGCGCAGGCCGCCACCGTCACGCACACCGACGCCTCCACAGCGGTCTCACAGACACACCTCCCTCAG ATGACAGCGAGCTCCGTGCCCACAGCTGATGGTGGCAAGTGGTGCTGTGAAGTGTGTACATATGAAAACTTCCCACTCTCGAGAAAG TGCACCATGTGCCGCGCCAGCCGCGCGGGCGACGAGCCGCCGCGGCCGCAGGACGGCGCCCGCGCGCTGCCGCCgcccgcggcgcccgcgccgctcgaGCCCGCCAGGGTCACCAGCCCAG GCGCGGAGGGCGTGACGGAGCGCCTGAAGCCGCTGCGGATATCGTCACCACCCGCCGCCAGCGCCTCCAACGTGCTCAAGTGGCCCTGTCCT ACGTGTACATACGAGAACTGGCCCAAGTCGCTGAAGTGCGCCATGTGCGGCGCGCCCGCCCCGCCCGTGCCGCGGCCCGCAG GCGCGAGCGAGGTGACGAGCGGCAGCAACTCCGTGTGCGAGCTGGAGGCGGGCGGCCGCCGCACCAAGCGCCGCAACAACCCCGACCTGCTGTGGCTGCAGGCCTGCCTCG GCGTGGTGGAGGGCTGCGGGCGGCCCGTGGAGGCCTACCTGGCGGCCGGGGGCGACCCGGCCCGGGCGCTGACTCCGGCCGAGGTGGCGCGCCTCAACCGCGCCTCGGCCTTCGACGCGGGCTACACGCTCGTGCACCTGGCCATCCGCTTCCAGCGCCAGGACATCCTGGCCACGCTGCTGGCGCGCATCTCCGGCGGCGGGCCCGGGCTCAAGCGCTCGCCCTCCTACATCG CGCCGGACCTGGCCGCGGCCATCAGGCGGCACATGGCGGGCTGCATCCGCCACAAGAAGGGCAACTTCCCCGCGCGCTACATCAACGAGTTCACCACCTTCTCACTGCCCGCTG AAATCGAGGAGCTGCCGGCGGCGATCCAGGAGCAGCTGTTCTCGGAGCTGCTGGACCGCGAGGCGCAGCAGACGCTGGAGGCGGAGCCGCCGCTCATCAACTGGAGCCTGGAGCTCACGGTGCGGCTCGGCTCGCGGCTCTACGCGCTCTGGAACCGCAGCGCCGGGGACTGCCTGCTCGACGCCGTCAGCCAGGCCGCCTACGGCGTCTTCGACCGCCTCG GAGCCCTCCGCGCGGCGCTGGGCGACACGCTGGCGCACGCGGCCCGCGCCTTCTACCCGCGCTGGAGCGCCTGGGAGCGCCTGGACGCCGCGCTGCTGCACTACGCGCCCGAGGACACGCAGCTGCGGGCCGAGTGGGCGCGGCTGCTGCACGCCGCCGCCACGCCCGGCGCGCCGCTGCACCAG CTGCACGTGTTCGCGCTGGCGCACGTGATGCGGCGGCCCATCATCGTGTACGGCGTCAACATCGTCAACTCCTTTCGCGGCGAGGCGCTGGGCTACGCGCGCTTCCAAG GCATCTACCTACCGCTACTGTGGGACGTGGAGTTCTGCTCCAAATCCCCACTGTGCCTGGGCTACACGCGCGGACACTTCTCCGCGCTCGTGCCCATGGAGCCCTACTCTCATACACACACCTACATCTGCCG GGAGCAGCAAGCTGAGAGCTCGGAGATCACGTTCCTGCCGCTGACGGACGCCGACGGCAAGCTGCTGCCCGTGCACTTCCTCACGTGCGACGAG GTGGGGCCGGCGGAGGGCATGGAGGCGGCCGAGAGCGTGGTGCGGCGCTGGCTGGCCGTGTGCGTCACGCGCGGCGGCCTGCTGGCTGCGCGGCAGACGCTGCACGCGCGGCCGCTGCTCGTGGCGCAGATGCTGGAGGAGTGGCTCAACCACTACCGCCGCCTCGC GCAGCAGACGCGCGGCCCGTTCCCGCCGCGGCTGCAGGCCACCGAGTTCTCCAGCGACCCCGACACCGACGACGAGTAG